In the Brucella anthropi ATCC 49188 genome, one interval contains:
- a CDS encoding transglutaminase-like cysteine peptidase has protein sequence MVLFGATTIPAKAAQWSEAGGLTSIPYGHKEYCDRNKRDCGAHRVLPPMKMTPQRAKLLQSVSSSVNRRIKPVSDQDNYGKRDYWTIPVNGKGDCEDYVLMKRAQLMARGISPSQLLITMVQGSEPHVVLTARTDHGDYILDNLRDEVLPVEKTSYRYIKMQSPANSGQWVSIAGRSVAVANN, from the coding sequence ATGGTGCTCTTCGGGGCGACGACAATACCGGCCAAGGCCGCGCAATGGAGTGAAGCAGGCGGGCTTACAAGCATTCCTTACGGACACAAGGAGTACTGCGATCGTAACAAGCGCGATTGCGGTGCGCATCGCGTATTGCCGCCGATGAAGATGACCCCGCAGCGCGCGAAGCTGCTGCAATCGGTCAGCAGCTCCGTCAATCGCCGCATCAAACCGGTCTCCGATCAGGATAATTATGGCAAGCGCGATTACTGGACCATTCCGGTCAACGGCAAGGGCGATTGCGAAGACTATGTCCTGATGAAGCGGGCCCAGCTGATGGCGCGGGGTATCAGCCCGTCACAGCTTCTCATTACTATGGTACAGGGCAGCGAGCCGCATGTCGTCCTGACCGCCCGCACAGATCATGGCGACTATATCCTCGACAATCTGCGCGACGAGGTGTTGCCGGTCGAGAAAACTTCGTACCGCTATATCAAGATGCAGTCGCCTGCCAATTCCGGTCAGTGGGTTTCCATTGCCGGGCGTTCGGTCGCTGTTGCAAACAACTGA